agtaaacgtctacccaagtgtgtgtgacaagctaagttttcaatctaacggttgagaaatattagcttgaatctaaatcaggttttcatctaacgatgaatatggattgtttttttactaaggaaaaaccctgatttgaaggttatataaaggagacatctagcattgtgcaaaactaatccacacatgtctgtgtgctactagtgctcccgctagagtcgatctccatttacctttgattttcttctctaaaatcaggttaacgacttaaagacttcatttggattgtgaagccataccgatactactttatcgtagttgtgtgatctgatcttgcatcatctatcgtacgagtacaatcgattgattggcttgagatcgtgagagttctccgataggcaagataaagaagtcacaaacatcttcgtcttactgtttgtaattcctcgacaatccgcttgtgtagtcaggaaggattgtagagaggtgattgattaatctaggctgttcttcgggaatataagaccggattatcagttggttaatgttaccttgattttatatctaaagacagaacaaaacctagggtttatttgtgggagacagatttatccttttatagacttttctgtgtgagacagatctgtttatcaagtctgtgattttaggttacaacaacttttggttgtgggtgagatcagctaagggaatcaagtgcgcagtatcctgctgggatcagaggcgtaggagtacaactgtaccttgtatcagtgggagattgataggggttcaactatagtccagtccgaagttagtttgcagtaggctagtgtctgtagcggcttaatacagtgtgtattcaatctggactaggtcccggggttcttctgcatttacggtttcctcgttaacaaaacttctggtgtttgtgttatttctttttcgcattatattttatataattgaaataatacaggttgtgcgttcgtgatcatcaattggaaatccaacctttggttgttgattgatattgattgatccttggacattggtctttggtaccgtccaagttatctctgtttgataaagactcgcagatttctatttgcttgagtaaagatcaaatcgagagattgagaggtctattattattctgaattccgcctctacaataatagtcaccaaggtacaaagatcaatacgtatcaagttggtatcagagcaaagttCGTTTCTTTAGGGAAGATTTTTGTGGTATATggtcttcactagatctctctacaaacaACTTGGTGAGTTACTCGAAAATTGGAATACATTCGAAGAACAAGATGACCATGGTATGGTTGAAGTtagataaagaacgatcaaatGGAAAAAGAATGTTCTTGGTTGTTAATGTCGACCACTTGAAGTTGTTTGATCCACCGCTACAAGATGATGGTGAGGATGACAAGATGATTTTTCCACGTGTAGGAGACTTGTGGTTTGATCGAGAAGAACCAATCGATGAAGATTGAATTACAGAGCGAAGAGTGACTAACACAAGAGGAGGGGATATGGACGCTTTCCAAATTAGACGTCGAGGTCAAGTTTCCAGCaaagagagatggttcagcagggtgaaaggaactctcgggttccctaactaccaaatctaactttcacaggagttcaaattcttgagtgggggcgcatgatacatgtaTATCTTCCTCTCTccaggaactagtgatcctcaagaaggattgaggatataattgtaatttaAGGAACGAATACTGATTTtcaggcagtattcttagataaggaatattcctagacaaggtaatattcctagataaggaaatatacctagaaacggaatatttcctagacaaggtaatatttctagataaggaaatatatacttagaaaagaaattattcctagataaggaagaTTCTTagaacaaggtaatattcctagaaaaggaaatatacctagaaaaggaattacttctagataaggaaataaattcctagaaggtttgggaaaccgttaaatcTATagatagagatgtttagctcatagctaagacatctagagtgtggtttgtgatacagacacacctagatcagagagagaagtttgtgaggcaattaattattgtaaaagcaaacttagcaaacagtttaaggttatccactgtttagagagattgtgagcgtaacaaagagagaattgtaatagttttcttgttcatatttagagaagatatatttcttcagatctggttcctagtgtgttctgttttctagttttcatctattattattctgaattccgcatctataataatagtcaccaaggtacagagatcaatacgtatcaactgctcaccctcaaacagatggacaaactgaaATAGTCAATCGATCTTTAGGAAATTTGATTAGAGCCAAAGTTATTGGAGGAAAACAGAAGCAATAGGATAATTTTCTCCCAAACATGGAATTTGCTAATGATACTTCAGTCAATCGATCCACAGGTAAGACACCTTTTGAAattgtttattctaaggttccTAATCATAGTTTAGATTTGGTGGTGCTTCCCAAGCTACGTAAATGAAATGATAAGGCAGATAACTTTGTTGAGAAAGCTTCACTCATACATCAAGAAGTTAAGTCCAAGCTTGCAGAATCTAATAACAAATACAAGGAAGATGCAAATCAACACAGAAGACTTAAGACTTTTGATGAAGGAGAATTAGTTTTGATTCATCTCAGAAAGGAAAGGTTTCCTACTGATACTTACAacaagaccaagatgaagaaatatggaccattcaagattttgaagaaaatcagtgataaTGCATATGTTATTGATCTTCCATCAAATTGGAACATCTCTAATATATTCAATGTGCAGGAAATTTTTACTTTTCATGGAGAGAATGACGTTCTTTCTATTCATTAACTCGAGgaagagtttctttcaagaaggggggactgatgtagtacatctttctctgtatcaacaatgattgttaaTCATTTTCTTCTGTATCAACTTTAACAGTTGATCCCATGCTTATGGATCAACTATGACAGTTGATCCCTTTCGTCAGTTTAAGTTTGTTTGCTTTGcaagtatttccttttctagtttatGTTCAACTCTTTCCTTTTATCAGCTCATGTaatcctatataaaggctaggtcTCTTGTTTACAAGAACACCTctcttttattaatattattatctACTTTGATTATCAATCTTTTACCTTAaaatcttgatcctagaatcagattttaattaagtttctgacgaaacttaaactATCATTTTAAACCCTTATCTGTGGTACACTACATATTAGTATTAATGTCAAAAGATGCATCACTATAAATAATAATACAATCATCTGGCAAGGAAGAAACTAAGGAAATCAGGTCATTTCCAGCTGAAGGTTCATTGGCAGTTATGCGAACAACAGGTTCAGTTCTAAGATAGGATTCTGAGTCAGTCACAAGCTTAAGAGCTAATCTCGCCGTAGTGCTAGGATGTAAGTTTTTGCCCTGGAAAATTAAGGAACACCTATCCTTCCATATACTCCAACCAATTGAGAACACAACAACAACTTTATTTTTAAGGGCATTGGAGGATAGCCAATGTCCAACCCAATCTTTTAGATTCAAAGTTGAATCTCTAACCTGTGCAACTTCATTATAAAAATGGGTTAAAGACCAAACTGCCTGATCAAAAGGACAATGTAAAATGAGATGCTCAAGAGTTTCAGGCACCACAGTACCACACAAATTACAGTTCACATCATGAGAGTTATTGTACCTACAAATAGTAGTCTTAGCATGCAAAATATTCTCATAGCATTTCCAAGCAAATTACTGAACTTTGGGAAGAGCTGGAAGCTTCCAAAGAGACTTGTATAAAGGGTTTTGGTTTTGAGGATTATGAATAAACTCATATTGTCCAGACAGAAGCTTGTAAGCTGTTTTGACAATGAATTGGCCATTTTTAGAAAATGGCCAGATTAATCTGTCATTATCCGAAAGAGGGACTCTAATACCTTGAATGATCTGCGCATTCTGAGGAGTGAAATAAGCCTTAACCAAATCCAAATTCCAGCTGTTAGTGTCCTTATCAATCAAATCAGAAACTAGAAAATTAGGATTTGGGTAAGCCGAGCATAATGGTTGAGCACTATTGGGAATCCAATTGTCTCTAAAAGCCAAAATGCTATTACCATCCCTTAGATCCCAGAAAGCATAACAATTAataaaatccagccaattacAAATACTTCTCCATTGCTCTTAGAGGAATGAAGGGGGAACAATTTTTGAAATAGTTACATTTCAAGATTTTAAATTCTGGGAATGAACTAAATTCCAAGCAGTTCAGCGAGTAGCGCTAAATTAACATGATTGAGGTTTTTAAAACCAAGACCCCCTTCAAATTTGTGGGTACAAATATTGCCCCAATTTTTCAAGTAGAGTCCACCAGGCCTGTTTTTGCGCCACCAGAAATCCCTTTGGGATTATTCCATTTGGTGTATAACACTGTCTGGAAGtgaaaaagtgttcatatgataGACCGGAGAGGCCTTGAGAACATGTTCAACTAGAACAGACCTACCAGCTTGGTTTATGTTCTTACCTGACCATTTTGCTACACACTTATCAAAATGACTAACTAAGTGAATGAAAGAGTCAGTTTTGGGTTTAGTGATGGAAAGAGGAATACCCGGATACTTTTCATTTAGGGCAATCTTCTTCGCATTCAGAGTCATGATAAACGAAACAACAAAACTAGGATCAACGACTCAACATTATGACTGAAAAAGCAACCTGATTTATCAAAGTTTATGACTTGACTAGATATAACACTGAAATCTCTATAAGCAAATAACCTAATATGGCCATTCGAGCCGCGCACCCTCTACAAAAGGATACCAATGGTAAAACGGATTCTTGTCGCGTTGAAATGTCAGGCGGCATAAACAAAAGGCAGTTGGAAGTTTAGAAGATCTCTTGTTGCGAGCTTAGAGAAGTGGAGCCGATAACAGAAATCAAGGTAGAAGGTATAAAGTCGGGGGAAATTAATGGCGTTTAAATCGATTTTCGATTCAGCTGCCCTCAGAACTGAATTAGAAAAGGCCGGAATCAATACCAGCTTCATCCCTCAAATATGGAAGTAAGAAAAACACCACAACTCTCTCCTTTAGAATCTCTCTTTTATTCTTTATATATCTAGCTAATTATCTGTGTAATGTGAATGTGCAGGTATgtaattaaaaaccctaattgtaAGTTTGATGAAATACCTTCATTACCATCAGCTCTATACCCTCTACTTCAATCTAAGTTTAAAACCTCTACTTCAACTGTTGATACCGTTCTTGAATCACTCGACAACGTCACTACCAAGCTTCTTGTAAAGCTGCAGGTTATATATCCCTCTCTCTCTCAAACTGGTTTAAAAAATTTCAATCAGGGTTTTGTGAGGTGTCATATAAAACCCTGAATCTGAATTTCAAATGACTTTTTAGTTAATTGGTTATTTAACTAATTGTAAGTAAATTGGATGTAATTGTAAGATAGTTATGAGTTGGTTATTTTTAAGTTCCGCCCTTTGTTGTCAGATAATCTCAGGACGAATATTCTAGGATTAGACAATGCTCAAAATCATGTGTGTAGCCTTCGATTATTGACAACTAATTGCTCTGGAACTACTAAAGAGACATGTCAATGGCATTCTCACACAAATAAAGATGCATATGTTTCACCACCAATATTGTGTTCATCTTTGTGTCTGTTCATGAATTTCACTAATCTGACATAACTTATTCTTTCTTGTAGAATGGAGCTTTTGTAGAAGCTGTGATAATGAGATATGATTCTCGTTTGGGGATGTGTGGAGGAAAGCCACGCCCAGGTGGTGTAAGGGCAACCCTGTGTGTGTCATCTCAGGTTAGTGTCTGTTTATTCATGGACCCCTAATCGAGTTTGTCGGTTCACTCTAAAGAAAACGAAGTGACTCAAATGTTTGAATAAAACTCCATTCCTCTCTATTTGTTAAAAAGAAGTAAAGTATAGAGTGGAAAATTTAGAACTTTGTCTAAACGCTAGAACACATAGAGATAAATCTCACAAAGTCAAAATTCAAATTATATGAATAAAGACGTATGATTCTGCTATACCTTACATCCCCTTATATAGCTATAGCGCCTCCTAGGAGTTATTTATCTAgctaatgctctaacaaattctgATGTTTATGCTTTCCTCTTCTTGGGCTTAGATCTAGCCCCTTTTCAGCAGTTTCCTCTACATCAGTAAGCTAACTATGGCCAGTAGCCTGGTTCATGATGATAGTCTTCTAAGTCCTAAGTCAATTTTTCTCTCTATCACAGGTGGGATGCAAAATGGCTTGCACATTTTGTGCAACCGGAAGCATGGGGTTTAAAAATCATTTATCATCAGGAGAAATAGTGGAACAATTGGTTCACGCTTCTCGTTTGTGTGAAATAAGGAACATTGTTTTCATGGTATGTAACTTTCTTTACTTGgctctttctttttttaaattaCAACATATTGTTCTATAGTCTTTTTCTTAGGGATTTGGAGCTCTTTATCCTAATTTTTCAGTAGACTTTACTAGTAAAAGAATCGCAAGACATAGCGCAGACAGTGGTTAAAAGGCATATCTGTACAACATGGACTCGCTATCTGGGAACGGCTGGCACCAACTTTATATcaacatgaaaatattttcaTTTTAATCTCAGTCTATGTCAGCCTTATATCAACCTGGAGTAAGGGCTTAGGGCCAGGGCTCATAAAATCAGTTATCAAGCTCAGACTTAGATAATATGATAATCAGTTCTCACTGGATCGACTCAATATTTACTCGGACTAGTGAGTTTTAATATCATGGGAACAAGACACGGATTATCTTTTTTTCCTTGGTCAAATGTTTAAACTGGTAACACTGTGAAACTAGTTGAAAATGAGATTTGGGAGCTTGTTAAAGACAAGGCAAGTTGTTACTTGTTATTATGAATGACTGCCTTTCCCAAAAAAATTAGTAGGGTGTAAGATCCTTGAACCTAAACTCAGTTTCATATTTTTGGTTGGTTTCTAGAGTGAGTTGAAACCTCTGCCCTTCCTTTACAATATTAATATAGTTTCTTTGGCAAAATTGTTTTCTTATTCATTTGCGTTActttataaaatataaaattcctaTTATGGACAACATCCCCCGATTACTTATCAAGGCCTGATATATCTGTTGTGTATGTGCTTGGTAACGTTGGTTTTGGCTTGTGGCCATGTGCTTCGTTCAGCTTTTTGTTTTGCTTGATTTCACCTTGTTGGTTATGGTGATTTAGAAAATTATGGGTAATTCATAACTGTTGGAGAGGTTTTGGTTGATCACTTGATCCTCTTGCTTTCAAGGCATGTAACCTTTTTGTCCACAAAAACTAATGGCTTTTGTTGATATGAAATGTTAACAGGGAATGGGTGAACCATTGAACAACTATACTAACGTGGTGGAAGCGGTTAGGAGCATGATTGGATACCCATTTTCAGATATCACCAAGGAAAATTACTGTATCAACTGTAGGTACTACGGACTTAACTTAGTTTCATTCATTTTCCACTCTGATGTTACTATTATTCCATGTTACTGGCTGGTGTGTCCTCCGCATTCATAATTTTAGCTCATAATTCCTTTTTATTTTTCGAAAAAGTTCTGTTCATGTTGGGTAGACTGCAACTAGTTGCTAACGTTTAAATCCTATTCGTGCCATGTATAGGGTTTTGTTATGATAATTTTGAGAGTTGAAGTATCTTTTGTCAGCGGAAGGCCTGATATGAATTTGTGTAGCCTCCAAAACGCTTGTTTAGCTGAGTAAAAGTCTTAAGTTTCTCACATTTTTATTTGGTACTTACCTAGAATAAGCAACCCAACAGTTCTTTTTTCTCTTGTTATTTTCTGCACACGAGTTATTTGAACTGCAGTTATCACACATGTTTCTTAGAATAACCACATTTTTTCTCCCATATCCATAGAACGAGTGAACACTTTAGTGAAAGGAAAAGTGAAACACTTCAAAGAGGGACTTCTTAATAAATATTAAATACTGTATTTGTGTTTTAATGCCAATTCTTCTGAAGTTTTTCGTTGCAAAATGTATAAAGTAATATCCCAATCTCAAACGAATCATTGTAAAACATACTGATACTTCATACAATATTGCTTGAGCATCTGAATCATTGTCAAACATACTGATACTTGATACTATATTGCTTGAGGCTTGAGCATCTGAAAGTTGTAGGTAGTGTGACGATAGGCCTAATAGAAAGAATACTAATACCATAACTTCCAAAATGGAGCCTCCATCTTTCTGGATATAATCTTGGATAATGAGAGGTGCCATTTATTTCAGTGGTCAAGTTCTGCTGCTGAAGTATTTAAAGGATGTTGCTAGTCAAAAACGTATAGACTTGAGATTCTTAATTCAATAACTAGTTAAACCAGAGTTTATGTGTAATCATTGTGATTAATATTGTAGGTTGGGATTATTCCTGCTATCAAAAAGCTCCACGATGATCTACCGAGTGTAAACTTGGCGGTTTCACTACATGCACCGGATCAAAAACTTCGTTGTCAGATAATGCCCACAGCCGCAAGTTTTTCTTTAGATAAACTCATGGATTCTCTACATGTCTTTCAACAGAAAAGGTATGGATCTGATACTCCAATTGTGAGTTGTGGAACATAATCTGATTCATTTTCTTTGATTATCAGTCAACAGAAAATATTCATCGAGTATATCATGCTTGAAGGGGTCAATGATGGCGAGCAGCAGGCCCATGATCTTTCAAAATTGCTTGAGAAGTTCCAAGTGGTGAGGACATCTCTATCTCAAGTTTAGATTAAGATGGAAAAATTGCTGATTCCTTCTCTACTCTTGAATGCTAGAAAAACCTTTTTGGATTTTGATTCACGAGTCTTTCAAGTGATAATACTTCTTTGAGAAAGACCTGTTTTTTCAATATTTGATGTAATAATTTGTGTTTTCTTTGGGAACAGGTTATAAATCTCATACCTTTCAATCCAATTGGAAGCTTGAGCAAGTTCAGTACCAGTACTGATGAAGGAGTTGTAAAATTCCAACAGATTCTTAGAggtacttgtaatattcggacgACAATCAGAAAGCAAATGGGTCAGGATATAATGGGTGCTTGTGGTCAGCTGGTTGTGAGCCTTCCCGCTATAGGCTCAAGTAGCATAACTGACATTGAAGACCTCCTCATACGTGTCTGAGACTCCCCACACAGGGCAATTTTGTTACTTAGTAAACAACTTCAGACTTGGATTCAACCAAGCATGTACAATACGAGTATAATTGTATGTTGAGTTTCCAAATCAAAATTTACTTGAGAGAATTATTCTTACAACTCTCAGAAATATTTTCATTCCTGTAGACAAAAAGGCTCATGCCCTACTGAACAGTACGGTTTTGACCTGTACCAGTATACCCAAACCATGAGGAATGGTTTCCAGGAGTCTGAAACCGTACCGAACCATTTTACAACCGGTTGGGTGCAAAACCAAACTAACTTGGTTCGGTTGAAAACTTCAAAACCGTTAAATTTTGTCGATTCTAAATTTCGAACAGTTTAATTTTTTTAGGATCACGATCCTAAGAGGCGTCAAGCGATTTCCTCTGTTCCCGCACAGGCTTGATTACTAG
This DNA window, taken from Papaver somniferum cultivar HN1 chromosome 3, ASM357369v1, whole genome shotgun sequence, encodes the following:
- the LOC113359681 gene encoding uncharacterized protein LOC113359681 → MVRDGNSILAFRDNWIPNSAQPLCSAYPNPNFLVSDLIDKDTNSWNLDLVKAYFTPQNAQIIQGIRVPLSDNDRLIWPFSKNGQFIVKTAYKLLSGQYEFIHNPQNQNPLYKSLWKLPALPKVQYNNSHDVNCNLCGTVVPETLEHLILHCPFDQAVWSLTHFYNEVAQVRDSTLNLKDWVGHWLSSNALKNKVVVVFSIGWSIWKDRCSLIFQGKNLHPSTTARLALKLVTDSESYLRTEPVVRITANEPSAGNDLISLVSSLPDDCIIIYSDASFDINTNM